In Solanum lycopersicum chromosome 5, SLM_r2.1, the following are encoded in one genomic region:
- the LOC138348671 gene encoding uncharacterized protein, translating into MTPNELNNSPIEKLCLALVFSIQKMKHYFQAHVVRLISRANPIKFVMSKPFLSDRLARWYLQFQQFEIVYIPQKSVKGQALADFLADHPIPNDWDLTDEFPDEDAMLIEVQPRWKMYFDGAAHRDGAGAGVVFITSQEEILPFSFTLKQCCSNNVVEYQALILGLEMAVDMKQLHLQVFGDSQLVINQLLGSYEVKKPELRPYHDYAQKLIRWLGDVTLQHVRRTENKKADALATLASTLTLPDQTQVTVCQKWIVPPSNEEEYIENKLDHIVAMVEAAMEDWRQPIIDYLCYGILPENPRRRTDIRRRAPRFLYYKDTLYRRSFEGMLLRCLGEEETI; encoded by the coding sequence ATGACGCCAAATGAGCTAAATAATTCGCCAATTGAAAAGCTATGCTTGGCACTAGTCTTCTCAATTCAAAAGATGAAGCATTATTTTCAAGCTCATGTTGTCCGCCTTATTTCTAGAGCAAATCCCATCAAGTTTGTTATGTCAAAACCTTTCCTTAGTGACCGACTAGCAAGATGGTACCTCCAATTCCAACAATTTGAGATTGTGTACATCCCTCAAAAATCCGTGAAGGGACAAGCACTAGCGGATTTCTTAGCAGACCATCCTATACCAAATGATTGGGATTTAACTGATGAGTTTCCTGATGAAGATGCGATGTTAATTGAAGTTCAACCTCGTTGGAAAATGTACTTTGATGGGGCTGCACATCGCGATGGAGCTGGTGCTGGCGTGGTGTTCATCACTTCACAAGAAGAGATTCTACCATTCTCTTTTACTCTAAAACAATGTTGCTCAAATAATGTCGTTGAATATCAAGCACTGATACTTGGACTTGAAATGGCCGTTGACATGAAACAATTACATTTACAGGTCTTTGGTGACTCTCAgttggtgattaatcaactcTTAGGAAGTTATGAGGTAAAAAAGCCTGAATTGCGACCTTATCATGATTATGCTCAAAAGTTGATAAGATGGCTTGGGGATGTAACTCTTCAACATGTGCGTCGAACAGAGAATAAGAAAGCTGATGCATTGGCTACTCTAGCTTCAACGCTAACCCTTCCTGATCAGACGCAAGTAACTGTCTGTCAGAAATGGATAGTACCACCGTCAAATGAGgaagaatatattgaaaataagctTGATCATATCGTCGCCATGGTTGAAGCTGCGATGGAAGATTGGAGACAACCCATCATTGACTACCTATGTTACGGGATACTTCCAGAAAATCCTAGAAGAAGAACTGACATACGTCGTCGTGCACCTCGTTTCCTTTACTACAAGGATACATTATATAGAAGATCATTTGAGGGTATGTTATTACGATGTTTGGGAGAGGAAGAAACAATTTAA